A segment of the Flavobacteriales bacterium genome:
CAAACCGCCAGCCATGGCCAGGGCTTCCATGAGCGTGGTGTTGTTGTTCTCCAGCGGGATCACCCGGGCATCGCCTCCGCCGCCGGGGAAGACCACCACCCGGCGGTTGACCACCAGCAACTGCACATAAGGCCTCTGGTAGTACACGGCATAGCGCTCTTCCATGTATGCCTCTGCCTCACGGAGCGTGTAGCCTGAGAGCTGCACGCGGCCGAGCAGCGGGAGCTTGCATTGCCCGTCGCTCTCGAGCACGTAGTTGAAGCTGATGCGGTTCAGGAAGGCCGCCTCGCGCGTGCCGCCCTCGCTCACCAGGTCGATCATCTTGAAGCCGTCGTTCGCGAAGAGCCGGAATTGGACCACATCGTTCGGCTGCAGCCGCACCCGGCGCGAGGCGTCGCCGGTATCACGGAACGCCT
Coding sequences within it:
- a CDS encoding polysaccharide biosynthesis/export family protein; translated protein: MRISLRALGGAVAAAVLATGCTINRDIMFKTPLDHQYEAFRDTGDASRRVRLQPNDVVQFRLFANDGFKMIDLVSEGGTREAAFLNRISFNYVLESDGQCKLPLLGRVQLSGYTLREAEAYMEERYAVYYQRPYVQLLVVNRRVVVFPGGGGDARVIPLENNNTTLMEALAMAGGLAKRGDARRVKLFRLKEDGGRAVHEFDLSDIDGLRYADIVLQGDDIVYVQPNPELVREALQDLTPIITLLTSIVLVIGVVRGFAR